In a genomic window of Phaeodactylum tricornutum CCAP 1055/1 chromosome 6, whole genome shotgun sequence:
- a CDS encoding predicted protein, with protein MLYKAEYVFGSWECTQRWPPCQNVQVLGKSCILENEIQALLLEHDVDHGDFDREVLQNVENAVASGVFVTSTGELGWKPTPEMYAGRRDYRDARIFTIDPTTAKDLDDALHVTKLADGRVEIGVHIADVSYFVRPDSPVDTEAQYRATTVYLVDRTVPMLPRPLCEVACSLNENVERLAFSCVWTMNVDGTVRQKNGNPDVWYGRSVIKSCARLDYATAQNIIDGKVGRGESDKAIDEALWPESRRPTGGHTTAQVAQDVRLMHRVAMARRQLRFDNGALALNGIKLTFQLDTDGQTPLLAAPYPLRDSNRLVEEYMLMANYLVAERLITHTGRRAMLRRHPEPLEDGLDKVASVAKAGMGFNVDISSSQALHASLCRLGRECSDPLVLQCVTQMLMTPMQPADYFAAGTMDMAAWKHFALNIPYYTHFTSPIRRYADVIVHRLLQATIDGPEAVQTFPLDTDAVESIAAHCNEKRMASKKAQERCDRVFLSLFVKAKPMKSQLGIVLSVGVSTFTVFVPSLGIAVLLFLEEHKDTLTFTAGGDEFGGRHIVLEQQTQVQGQPIEPWGNVLEIRVFTKLRVTVFCKSKPPIDV; from the coding sequence ATGTTGTACAAAGCCGAGTACGTGTTTGGCTCTTGGGAATGTACACAACGGTGGCCGCCTTGTCAGAACGTCCAGGTTCTGGGAAAATCATGCATATTAGAAAACGAAATACAAGCTCTGCTGCTTGAGCACGATGTGGATCACGGCGATTTCGATCGAGAGGTGCTTCAAAATGTGGAGAATGCCGTCGCCAGTGGTGTGTTTGTTACCAGCACGGGCGAGCTGGGATGGAAACCTACCCCAGAAATGTATGCGGGTCGTCGCGACTATCGCGATGCGCGTATCTTTACCATAGATCCAACGACAgccaaagatttggacgatgCTCTTCACGTGACCAAGCTCGCGGACGGCCGCGTCGAAATTGGTGTGCACATTGCGGATGTCTCCTACTTTGTGCGGCCCGATTCGCCGGTAGACACGGAAGCCCAGTATCGGGCCACGACGGTCTACTTGGTGGACAGGACGGTTCCCATGTTACCCCGACCGCTATGCGAAGTAGCCTGTAGTCTGAACGAAAACGTCGAACGTTTAGCCTTTTCTTGTGTTTGGACCATGAATGTGGACGGAACAGTTCGTCAGAAGAACGGAAATCCGGACGTCTGGTATGGAAGAAGCGTGATTAAGTCCTGTGCTCGGCTGGACTACGCCACAGCCCAGAATATCATTGATGGTAAGGTCGGACGAGGAGAGTCGGACAAGGCAATTGACGAAGCTCTTTGGCCGGAAAGTCGGCGCCCAACCGGCGGACACACAACTGCCCAGGTAGCTCAAGATGTACGGCTCATGCATCGTGTCGCCATGGCTCGTCGACAGTTGCGTTTTGACAATGGCGCCCTTGCCTTGAATGGCATTAAACTTACATTTCAACTAGATACAGACGGTCAAACACCACTTTTGGCGGCACCGTATCCACTGAGGGATTCAAACAGGCTGGTAGAAGAGTACATGCTCATGGCAAACTACCTGGTGGCAGAGCGCTTAATCACGCATACTGGTAGACGCGCCATGTTGCGGCGCCATCCCGAACCCCTGGAAGATGGGTTGGACAAGGTTGCAAGCGTGGCCAAGGCTGGGATGGGATTCAACGTGGACATTTCGTCGAGTCAGGCACTACATGCGTCATTATGTCGCTTGGGCCGTGAATGTAGCGACCCACTCGTCTTGCAGTGTGTGACGCAGATGCTGATGACACCTATGCAACCGGCCGACTACTTTGCGGCGGGTACGATGGACATGGCGGCCTGGAAACATTTCGCCCTGAATATTCCCTACTATACTCATTTTACGAGCCCAATTCGTCGATATGCCGATGTTATTGTCCATCGACTGTTGCAGGCTACCATTGACGGTCCGGAAGCGGTTcaaacttttcctttggaCACCGATGCGGTCGAATCCATTGCTGCGCACTGCAACGAAAAGCGCATGGCTTCCAAGAAAGCACAAGAGCGGTGCGATCGCGTATTTTTGTCTCTGTTTGTCAAAGCAAAACCAATGAAATCCCAGCTTGGTATCGTTTTGTCGGTGGGTGTATCCACCTTTACAGTCTTTGTGCCGAGCTTAGGTATTGCtgttttgctctttttggaggAGCACAAGGATACCTTGACATTCACAGCCGGAGGAGATGAGTTTGGTGGCCGCCATATAGTTTTGGAGCAGCAGACTCAGGTGCAAGGGCAGCCGATCGAGCCGTGGGGTAATGTTTTGGAGATCCGTGTGTTCACAAAATTACGTGTGACcgtcttttgcaaaagcaaGCCACCTATTGACGTC
- a CDS encoding predicted protein, whose protein sequence is MASETERRSSDLEREGQKIDVSMLSYSEMTLVSSGEVMTRETKAAIRKKLGYCTECPGRPVLVFDVKRSKLNPLWFSKKVRSIDGECNDGHCLKCHPDFDPKKPSERRALRRYSEKSCGTNSTVSMGSSRSLRSQESDSSSPNTPVRTTPRPKTRALARSLSNETDLQAIKRMPRLDSKRIMENSDSASDERHYDQRANRQHSDGRPMPRRSKSANLSPETSPNSGDSGEGQNMTLRGNSEHLRSSTSHHEGRVTVELSRKVVDTLYNDDIKEASVHSFSTVERSESSPPASPSDNWSPTPSPRPRRKIKQQDLQSSAVTELQGLLVDLVSSGSHHVLSEILCDSMKSNSNDLEIQLLCLRTISSAFKQSNVGISKLVLARAHIEIINAMQHFHSSMEIQQRACAAIWALSRDNSARTALIRKGVCDLIQRAMSRNFGDNVLVEKALMALRALSIDEEARDILHRVSVVHDIVQVMECHCMNADIQRDGCAVLSNMAVEFEKKQASVVSVHVLRAVVAALKTHLSDPVVVESACFALNNFSYEETNLRALRRFTEIFPLLERAQQISKGDHAFAVVEKLQISRAEDESLEEQLHAYLLHLIEQKADVPEVVEEVVEFLRANEWSLRMMAETLSALRLLATKATFHKEILLDQLSIPDLERILRVFEDDIRIQTEARRLIECFK, encoded by the coding sequence ATGGCTTCCGAAACTGAACGCCGAAGCTCTGATTTAGAAAGGGAAGGGCAAAAGATCGACGTTTCGATGCTATCGTACTCGGAGATGACTTTGGTCAGCTCCGGAGAAGTAATGACACGCGAGACCAAGGCTGCGATTCGCAAAAAGCTTGGGTATTGCACGGAATGTCCAGGGCGACCGGTACTTGTCTTCGACGTGAAGAGGTCAAAATTAAACCCCTTGTGGTTTTCAAAGAAGGTCAGGAGTATAGATGGGGAATGCAATGATGGGCATTGCCTGAAATGCCATCCTGATTTTGATCCAAAGAAACCCTCGGAACGAAGAGCCCTTCGGCGCTATTCGGAAAAGAGTTGCGGGACAAACTCAACTGTTTCCATGGGCTCGTCACGCTCGCTAAGGTCTCAAGAGAGTGATAGTAGTTCACCTAATACTCCTGTGAGAACCACTCCTCGGCCCAAGACCCGTGCTTTAGCCAGGTCTTTGTCAAATGAAACGGACCTTCAAGCCATCAAGCGAATGCCTCGGCTAGATAGTAAACGTATCATGGAGAACTCCGACTCCGCCAGTGATGAACGACATTATGATCAAAGAGCCAACCGACAACATTCTGATGGGAGACCCATGCCTCGTCGCTCCAAGTCTGCTAATCTTTCTCCCGAAACCTCGCCCAACTCCGGTGACTCAGGCGAAGGTCAGAACATGACTCTTCGAGGAAACAGCGAACACCTTCGCTCGTCCACGAGCCACCACGAAGGTCGAGTGACTGTTGAACTATCTcgcaaagtcgtcgacaCCCTTTACAATGATGATATCAAAGAAGCCTCCGTTCATTCGTTTTCTACAGTTGAAAGATCGGAAAGCTCCCCACCGGCTAGTCCGTCGGATAACTGGAGTCCCACACCTAGTCCGAGACCTCGCCGGAAAATTAAGCAACAAGATTTGCAGTCTTCTGCCGTTACCGAACTTCAGGGACTACTGGTTGATCTTGTCTCCAGCGGCAGCCATCATGTTCTGTCTGAAATTCTTTGTGATTCAATGAAGTCGAATTCTAACGACTTGGAGATTCAGCTGTTATGCCTTCGTACAATATCTTCAGCGTTCAAGCAGAGCAACGTTGGAATCTCCAAGCTTGTCTTGGCCCGTGCACATATAGAAATCATCAATGCGATGCAACACTTTCATTCATCGATGGAGATACAACAGAGGGCATGTGCTGCAATCTGGGCATTATCGCGAGACAATAGCGCAAGGACAGCTTTGATACGTAAGGGTGTCTGCGACTTGATTCAAAGAGCAATGTCGAGGAACTTTGGTGATAATGTACTTGTAGAAAAGGCCTTAATGGCTCTCCGAGCACTCTcaatcgacgaagaagcacGCGACATTCTGCACCGCGTGAGCGTGGTGCACGACATTGTTCAGGTCATGGAGTGTCACTGTATGAACGCGGATATCCAAAGGGATGGATGTGCAGTCTTGTCCAACATGGCAGTCGAGTTTGAGAAGAAACAGGCCTCCGTTGTGTCGGTACACGTTCTGAGAGCGGTGGTTGCCGCTTTGAAGACGCACTTAAGTGATCCTGTTGTTGTCGAGAGTGCATGTTTCGCTCTTAACAACTTCTCGTACGAAGAAACAAATCTGAGGGCTCTTCGTCGTTTTACTGAGATATTCCCTCTTCTAGAACGGGCCCAGCAAATCAGCAAGGGTGACCatgcatttgctgttgtcgaAAAGCTGCAAATTTCTCGCGCTGAAGATGAGTCCTTGGAGGAACAACTGCATGCGTACTTGCTGCATCTTATTGAACAGAAAGCCGATGTACcggaagttgtggaagaagTTGTAGAATTCCTCCGTGCTAACGAATGGTCTCTGCGCATGATGGCAGAAACCCTCAGTGCGCTGCGTCTTCTCGCCACTAAGGCAACTTTCCACAAAGAAATTCTTCTTGACCAGTTATCAATACCTGATCTCGAAAGAATATTGAGAGTGTTTGAAGACGATATTCGTATTCAAACAGAAGCACGCCGACTTATCGAATGCTTTAAGTAA
- a CDS encoding predicted protein: QRQTWNDQKRVIHGTINRLNLQTIKPLVHDLFAKVNLVRLRGVLAKSILQAAVSAPSYNAVYAALVAVLNTKLPEVGELVTIRAILAFRRHFRRREKTSCVAMALFLGHLFHQAVTHELLILQILTVLLDGDPTDDSVQVAVQLLSTTGYALLEVTPAGVRAVLERLRGLLHEGSLSSRVEYQMETLLKLRKEGFRSHPPIPKELDLVEQDDQITFEISLDDEDLRKQEELDVFAVDPEYAQNETEWGIIRAEILGLGSDDDEEEEEDSSSGESGDEDGAGDDNEGDKHGTVVVRDLSEADLVHLRRTIYLTIMSSATFEECAHKLAKVDIPDGREEELINMLIECCSQERTFLRYYGLIASRFCLLHDRWKNAFMDAFAQQYTTIHRLETNKLRNVAKLFAHLLHTDSMPWSVLAIVRLNEDETTSSSRIFVKILVQEMAEALGIASLKERLETDDLEMAEWFKGMFPRDNVRNTRYAINFFTSIGLGPLTDGLREFLKNAPKLIMQQAKVPLDGQKEDDSSVSSSSSSDSESSSRDRSRSHSQSSRSASSRSSYSRSSSRSLSRFPSHPKNTRGAQRRRPSVSSRDSRRYSSSSSATKQVEQQGRSRSVDSFGRERRGSNAAIDRRLRK, encoded by the exons CAGCGACAAACGTGGAACGATCAAAAACGAGTCATTCATGGCACTATTAATCGTCTCAATCTCCAAACAATAAAACCGCTCGTCCATGACTTATTCGCCAAAGTTAATCTTGTTCGTCTCCGTGGCGTCCTGGCGAAATCCATTCTCCAAGCCGCCGTCAGTGCACCCAGCTACAATGCCGTCTATGCCGCCCTCGTGGCAGTCCTCAACACGAAATTGCCAGAAGTGGGTGAACTCGTCACGATCCGGGCCATTCTGGCCTTTCGAAGGCATTTTCGGCGGCGGGAAAAGACTTCCTGCGTGGCTATGGCTCTCTTTCTTGGCCACCTGTTCCATCAGGCCGTCACCCACGAATTGCTCATTTTGCAAATCTTGACGGTACTCTTGGACGGGGATCCGACGGACGATTCCGTCCAAGTCGCGGTGCAGCTCTTGAGCACCACGGGTTATGCCTTGTTGGAAGTCACACCGGCGGGAGTCCGTGCGGTTTTGGAACGTCTCCGTGGACTGTTGCATGAAGGGTCGCTGAGCTCACGAGTCGAGTACCAAATGGAAACTCTACTCAAGTTGCGCAAGGAAGGCTTTCGCTCGCATCCACCCATTCCGAAAGAATTGGATTTAGTCGAACAGGATGATCAGATCACGTTCGAGATCAGCTTGGATGATGAAGATCTTCGAAAGCAGGAAGAGTTGGATGTGTTTGCGGTCGACCCGGAGTATGCGCAAAATGAAACCGAATGGGGTATCATAAGGGCCGAAATTTTAGGATTAGGTagcgatgatgatgaagaagaagaagaagactccaGTTCCGGGGAGAGTGGTGACGAAGACGGAGCTGGCGACGATAATGAAGGGGA TAAGCATGGCACAGTCGTGGTGCGAGACTTATCCGAAGCCGATCTGGTTCATTTACGTCGGACTATCTATTTGACAATCATGTCGAGTGCTACGTTCGAGGAATGCGCGCACAAACTAGCCAAGGTTGATATTCCAGACGGTCGTGAAGAAGAGCTTATTAATATGCTGATTGAATGCTGTTCTCAAGAGCGTACGTTCTTGCGCTACTACGGATTAATCGCGTCGCGATTTTGCTTGCTACATGACCGCTGGAAGAATGCATTTATGGATGCATTTGCCCAGCAGTATACAACAATCCATCGACTGGAGACGAATAAGCTGCGCAACGTGGCAAAGCTTTTCGCACATTTATTACACACGGATTCGATGCCTTGGAGCGTCCTAGCCATTGTTCGTTTGAATGAAGACGAGACTACTTCATCCAGTCGTATCTTTGTCAAGATTCTTGTTCAGGAAATGGCGGAAGCTCTGGGTATCGCCAGTCTTAAGGAACGACTAGAAACGGACGATCTTGAAATGGCTGAATGGTTCAAAGGAATGTTTCCTCGTGATAACGTGCGAAATACGCGGTACGCAATCAATTTTTTTACTTCGATCGGGCTGGGTCCTCTCACCGATGGGCTGCGCGAGTTTTTAAAGAATGCTCCCAAATTGATCATGCAGCAGGCCAAAGTCCCGTTGGACGGACAAAAGGAGGACGATTCCTCAGTTTCGTCTTCTAGTTCTAGTGATTCCGAGAGCAGCTC AAGGGATCGGTCTAGGTCCCATTCTCAGTCTTCTCGAAGTGCATCGTCGCGAAGTAGCTACTCGAGGTCTTCATCACGCTCGCTGTCGAGGTTTCCTTCGCACCCGAAAAATACACGGGGTGCTCAAAGGCGTCGACCATCCGTTTCGTCTCGGGATTCGAGAAGGTACAGCTCTTCCTCATCAGCAACGAAACAGGTAGAGCAGCAGGGCCGTTCGCGATCGGTGGATTCTTTTGGTCGTGAACGACGGGGCTCTAATGCCGCTATCGATCGACGTTTAAGAAAATAG
- a CDS encoding predicted protein: MSSSDGRITQLHIFSSPAKKAAGQTPSSTQIHRALAERRIVRRLYRKDGDLPRIVFSSVDWHRDIGYALHSGKWENVRHQLSLVASYTSTAIDPDNVDRRNGNRKKPFWRRLSLGVTTSRTDSGRDPYGLLQIDRMGQTPLHLALSSRNSPTDVLMALIKIERRAASIRNYSARVPLFYAVVYRHHIETAAALVDAFPEAMSLRDSKGLTPLSYAFEIAEQESVLCDIPRTYWMPASGQSEEAAWQELQGERWSMVRLLLASATYPQTNLSVGGNTSMLIDAMMHSAPPIVISLLIGASTSLLSHENRATAFAASTLYTAITRHYPLSILVSLASKCPKDVRSARDETGMGLLAAHFISACFETKPNTYEWAVSPSFFSSIRECIVDQEMHEEGSAFVDWWRKVEFLIAFCAGEDPSRFPKDLLLHAALTNSDTPPAIIRVLLSVYTSSVTLSDHRNRGAFPIHLAAKTREYSPRNYERPILESECVLDMIVAANPKGAFRRCERRLPLHFAIDSGKTWTSIANLVSANNDALNKKDPVSGLYPFQQVASYSNKSQADTFRVMCVTRNKYSHAVWKGLSDRQKDAAVARVFETEDRNRLWTIFECLRRQVNVIDTTEYQRSPVDMAQGCSGVGLIATHFLSWCYTLNQSQEHWRANIENVETLRRAEQLLLSGGNLEGMTSDFLNWLSKLRFCIENSSQSSSRQRHLPIQREEDKFLLHNALSNPGTPPQIIRFLLSLSPDSIFIPLPGTDSLPLHIICQTIPYTAMRFEPIHIGSMKLVLDANPEVVNVSSRGQLPLHIAILAGKTWEDLKPLVFTHTGALQVKDAERNLYPFQLMAVERSYSVDLRLHLQYKARNAFKTSTWNQLSPLDQIKMFRRVQREYQLNVLSSVFELLRTDSSVLEHSGSAIEWSKLKDLPKEIEGQDADEPNRETSDATDCEQLESFFTCKGDSMSSRTVVGLTTNIKDQDSDIYLGESGLKTFLSKQSSRHTHADQFKCEVSVLSIVDVMSIVSTLAQVDSKHLQKRKRNGDVRVELSQRDDSESSYEFAEDLIEIDATLHNTAPENSTGGIVAEKEDKEALLHDNESEHGRDGNPIQEKKTFFQLRRKARNFSRKECEHPTQARSVRKRGDPILMSSSFSNGSASVSSPMLREALERSRRHSRQQMKAPPQGLRCLKSDEKEIFPLKEMTRNVDSMQVGNGRYGSLMLGNLDQSSDCEEQEIMVLGDSLQISMELSPPSSAVRKCFSLPEESAHSMTEVSAIEEDIRSIEMMWIHRGESVTARKGKRPTQSLRKVIVGEKPIATNISPFLRAEENLTTNRSSPSNLERFLEQERCKRTFQKTIPEPGQSRLELPVPTPGRDMDVFSSSGRELSESDAKEQFYFDFAKMRWEKRSKKLQFAHGEDIGSTLAACSSVKAVPFFDRESMRWRTVSEQIDSFSILKGKQSLRQSREQRKEAGFDKHSMKWFFKEKCEDSFGVHIH; encoded by the coding sequence ATGTCGTCTTCGGATGGGAGGATAACACAATTACACATATTTTCTTCTCCAGCCAAGAAAGCAGCGGGGCAGACCCCATCGTCAACACAGATTCATCGTGCGCTGGCAGAGCGACGCATCGTAAGACGCCTTTATAGAAAAGATGGGGATCTCCCGCGCATCGTGTTTTCATCCGTGGACTGGCATCGAGATATCGGGTATGCCCTGCACTCGGGCAAATGGGAGAATGTTCGTCACCAACTTTCGCTTGTGGCGTCATATACGAGTACAGCAATAGACCCCGACAATGTAGACCGACGGAACGGCAATAGAAAAAAGCCATTTTGGCGTCGTCTATCTTTGGGTGTGACCACTTCGCGCACTGATTCCGGACGAGATCCGTATGGGCTCCTGCAAATAGACCGAATGGGTCAGACTCCGCTACATCTGGCGTTGTCATCCAGAAATAGTCCGACTGATGTTTTGATGGCGCTTATAAAAATAGAGCGTAGAGCTGCATCTATTCGAAACTATTCCGCGCGAGTCCCACTGTTCTACGCTGTCGTTTATCGGCATCATATCGAGACGGCAGCCGCCTTGGTGGACGCGTTCCCAGAGGCGATGTCATTGCGTGATTCGAAAGGTTTAACGCCTCTTTCCTACGCCTTTGAGATTGCCGAACAGGAGTCCGTTCTCTGCGACATACCGCGAACCTACTGGATGCCTGCATCGGGCCAAAGCGAAGAAGCTGCTTGGCAGGAACTACAAGGCGAAAGATGGAGCATGGTGCGGCTACTACTAGCGTCGGCAACGTATCCGCAAACAAACTTGTCGGTGGGCGGTAACACATCCATGTTGATTGATGCCATGATGCATTCGGCTCCGCCTATTGTGATTTCCTTATTAATCGGAGCATCCACATCGCTCTTGTCTCATGAAAATAGAGCAACTGCGTTTGCTGCTTCGACCCTCTACACTGCAATCACTCGACATTATCCGCTGTCGATTCTTGTTAGTCTAGCATCAAAATGTCCCAAAGATGTTCGAAGTGCAAGAGACGAGACGGGAATGGGCCTACTGGCTGCTCATTTCATTTCTGCTTGCTTCGAGACAAAGCCCAATACTTACGAATGGGCGGTGTCACCaagcttcttttcttcaattaGAGAGTGCATTGTTGACCAAGAGATGCATGAGGAAGGTTCTGCTTTTGTCGATTGGTGGAGAAAGGTCGAGTTTTTGATTGCATTCTGTGCTGGTGAGGACCCATCTCGATTCCCTAAAGACCTGCTTTTGCATGCAGCATTGACAAACTCCGACACCCCACCCGCAATTATTCGTGTTCTGCTTTCGGTGTATACATCGTCAGTAACTCTATCTGATCATAGAAACCGAGGAGCGTTTCCAATTCATTTGGCAGCCAAGACACGTGAATACAGTCCACGCAACTACGAGAGGCCAATCCTGGAAAGCGAATGTGTCCTCGATATGATTGTAGCAGCCAATCCCAAGGGTGCCTTTCGTCGCTGTGAACGCAGACTGCCACTGCACTTCGCGATTGACTCAGGCAAAACGTGGACGTCGATTGCGAATTTGGTCAGTGCCAACAACGATGCTTTAAATAAGAAAGATCCTGTATCTGGCTTATATCCGTTTCAACAAGTCGCATCGTACTCGAACAAAAGCCAGGCTGACACATTCCGGGTCATGTGTGTTACTCGCAACAAATATTCACACGCAGTCTGGAAGGGACTTTCAGATAGGCAAAAGGACGCCGCAGTCGCTCgagtttttgaaacggaGGATAGAAATAGGCTTTGGACGATATTTGAGTGCCTTCGACGGCAAGTGAACGTGATCGATACCACCGAATATCAAAGGAGTCCTGTGGATATGGCTCAGGGGTGTTCCGGAGTGGGCTTGATTGCTACGCATTTCTTGTCGTGGTGCTACACGTTAAATCAGAGCCAGGAACATTGGCGCGCGAACATCGAGAACGTAGAGACTCTTCGGAGAGCAGAGCAGTTGCTGTTGTCTGGCGGAAATCTAGAGGGCATGACATCTGACTTTTTGAATTGGCTCAGTAAGCTCCGATTTTGCATTGAAAATAGTTCTCAATCGAGCTCGCGGCAGCGTCACTTACCAATACAACGAGAAGAGGACAAATTCCTTTTGCATAACGCCCTTTCCAACCCTGGAACACCCCCACAAATCATACGGTTCTTGCTGTCATTGTCCCCCGATTCCATTTTCATTCCGCTCCCTGGTACTGATAGTCTGCCTTTGCACATAATTTGCCAGACAATACCTTACACGGCTATGAGATTCGAACCCATACACATCGGATCGATGAAACTTGTCTTGGACGCGAACCCCGAAGTTGTCAACGTTTCATCGAGAGGCCAACTCCCACTGCACATAGCCATTCTTGCAGGAAAGACTTGGGAGGACTTAAAGCCTTTAGTTTTCACACACACTGGTGCTTTACAGGTTAAAGATGCCGAAAGAAATCTCTACCCGTTTCAGCTCATGGCTGTGGAACGCTCGTATTCCGTCGATCTACGTCTTCATTTGCAGTACAAAGCTCGAAACGCCTTCAAGACCTCAACCTGGAATCAGCTCTCTCCACTCGATCAGATTAAAATGTTCCGTCGCGTTCAGCGTGAATACCAATTAAATGTGTTATCGTCTGTATTTGAGCTACTGCGAACTGATTCCTCAGTGCTTGAACACTCTGGCTCTGCTATTGAGTGGTCGAAGCTGAAGGACTTACCAAAAGAAATCGAAGGCCAAGATGCTGACGAACCAAACAGAGAAACCAGTGAcgccactgactgtgaacaactCGAGTCGTTTTTCACTTGCAAAGGAGACAGTATGTCAAGCAGAACTGTCGTTGGTTTGACAACCAATATAAAGGACCAAGACTCTGACATTTATCTAGGAGAATCAGGGCTCAAGacctttctttcaaaacaaaGCTCAAGGCACACACATGCCGATCAATTTAAATGCGAAGTGTCAGTCCTTTCAATCGTTGACGTGATGTCAATTGTTTCTACATTGGCCCAAGTAGATTCAAAACATTTacaaaagagaaagagaAACGGCGATGTCAGAGTCGAGTTATCACAGAGGGACGATTCAGAGAGCAGCTATGAGTTTGCGGAAGATTTGATTGAAATCGATGCTACACTTCATAACACAGCTCCGGAGAATTCGACAGGAGGCATTGTCGCCGAGAAGGAAGATAAAGAGGCTCTGTTGCACGACAACGAAAGTGAACACGGCCGCGACGGAAATCCGATTCAGGAGAAGAAGACTTTTTTTCAGTTGCGACGAAAGGCAAGAAACTTTTCTAGAAAGGAGTGCGAACACCCTACTCAAGCCCGCTCCGTACGGAAGAGAGGTGATCCAATATTGATGAGTTCTTCCTTCTCAAATGGTAGTGCCTCAGTATCGTCTCCAATGCTAAGAGAGGCACTGGAGCGATCGAGACGACATTCACGACAACAAATGAAAGCTCCACCACAGGGCCTGAGATGTTTGAAAAGCGACGAAAAAGAGATATTTCCGTTGAAGGAAATGACGAGAAATGTTGACTCGATGCAGGTAGGAAACGGACGCTACGGAAGTCTGATGCTCGGAAATCTAGACCAGTCTTCGGACTGCGAAGAACAAGAAATTATGGTTCTTGGAGACTCTCTCCAAATAAGCATGGAGCTATCGCCCCCGTCTTCTGCGGTTCGAAAATGTTTTAGCCTACCGGAAGAGTCTGCACATTCAATGACTGAAGTATCAGCAATAGAAGAGGACATTAGAAGCATAGAGATGATGTGGATACACAGAGGAGAGTCTGTCACTGCGCGCAAAGGAAAGCGACCTACTCAGTCGCTTCGTAAGGTCATTGTAGGAGAGAAACCCATTGCGACCAATATTTCGCCCTTTTTGCGAGCAGAAGAGAATTTGACTACAAATCGGAGTTCCCCTTCTAACCTGGAACGATTTCTGGAGCAGGAAAGATGCAAAAGGACATTCCAGAAAACAATTCCAGAACCAGGGCAAAGTAGACTCGAGCTCCCAGTACCTACTCCAGGAAGGGACATGGATGTTTTTTCGAGCTCAGGACGCGAATTGTCTGAATCAGATGCGAAAGAACAGTTTTATTTTGATTTTGCGAAGATGCGATGGGAAAAGCGATCCAAAAAGTTGCAGTTTGCGCATGGAGAAGATATCGGTAGCACTCTAGCTGCATGTTCTTCAGTCAAGGCTGTACCATTCTTTGATAGAGAGTCTATGCGCTGGAGGACAGTATCGGAACAGATAGATTCTTTTTCAATATTGAAAGGAAAACAGTCTCTAAGACAAAGTCGAGAGCAGAGAAAAGAAGCGGGCTTTGACAAACACAGTATGAAGTGGTTTTTCAAAGAAAAGTGCGAAGACAGCTTCGGGGTACATATCCATTAA